In Juglans regia cultivar Chandler chromosome 5, Walnut 2.0, whole genome shotgun sequence, the following are encoded in one genomic region:
- the LOC108986800 gene encoding bifunctional bis(5'-adenosyl)-triphosphatase/adenylylsulfatase FHIT-like isoform X1, whose translation MSLESYTFGPHKISHTGVFFTTHLSFAMVNLRPVSPGHVLICSRREVKRVADLTADEICDLWLTAQKVGGMLECYHKASSLTFTIQDGPQSGQTVPHVHIHIVPRKGGDFEKNDKIYDAINEKEQELKKNLDLDQERRDRSLEEMSQEADEYRKIL comes from the exons ATGTCTTTGGAATCCTACACGTTCGGGCCTCACAAAATATCCCACACGGGAGTATTCTTCACCACTCATCTTTCCTTTGCCATGGTTAATCTCCGCCCTGTCTCTCCTGGT CATGTTCTCATATGTTCAAGGCGTGAGGTTAAGCGTGTTGCTGATCTCACTGCTGATGAGATTTGTGATTTATGGCTCACAGCACAAAAGGTTGGTGGTATGCTTGAGTGCTACCACAAAGCATCATCTCTCACATTTACAATCCAA GATGGACCCCAGTCAGGACAGACAGTACCCCATGTTCACATCCACATCGTGCCAAGGAAAGGTGGTGACTTTGAGAAGAATGATAAGATCTATGATGCT ATAAACGAAAAGGAGcaagaattaaagaaaaatcttgacTTAGATCAGGAAAGAAGGGACAGAAGCCTTGAGGAGATGTCACAAGAGGCAGATGAATACAGAAAGATCTtgtaa
- the LOC108986800 gene encoding bifunctional bis(5'-adenosyl)-triphosphatase/adenylylsulfatase FHIT-like isoform X2 has translation MSLESYTFGPHKISHTGVFFTTHLSFAMVNLRPVSPAQKVGGMLECYHKASSLTFTIQDGPQSGQTVPHVHIHIVPRKGGDFEKNDKIYDAINEKEQELKKNLDLDQERRDRSLEEMSQEADEYRKIL, from the exons ATGTCTTTGGAATCCTACACGTTCGGGCCTCACAAAATATCCCACACGGGAGTATTCTTCACCACTCATCTTTCCTTTGCCATGGTTAATCTCCGCCCTGTCTCTCCTG CACAAAAGGTTGGTGGTATGCTTGAGTGCTACCACAAAGCATCATCTCTCACATTTACAATCCAA GATGGACCCCAGTCAGGACAGACAGTACCCCATGTTCACATCCACATCGTGCCAAGGAAAGGTGGTGACTTTGAGAAGAATGATAAGATCTATGATGCT ATAAACGAAAAGGAGcaagaattaaagaaaaatcttgacTTAGATCAGGAAAGAAGGGACAGAAGCCTTGAGGAGATGTCACAAGAGGCAGATGAATACAGAAAGATCTtgtaa